CCACACGCTCTTTGGCGATCCCAGGGATGCAATTCTGGATCTTGCAGATGAGATATCTGCAGATATGATTATCCTTGGCTCATCTGGAAAAACAGGACTCGAACGGATGATTATGGGCAGTGTAAGTTCTGCGGTTGTTCAGCACAGCAAAATTACAACTATGATAGTCAAAGGCAGAAATGAAGATATTTTATAGAGAAATCAGATCTTAATATGTTTAAAATCCCAACTTTAATGAGATACAGCATTTTATCCGGAATTCTGATAATTTTACTCATTATTCCGGGTGTAATGGCAGATGACGGAATTGATATGTGGGGTTACACAGTTCCTGAATTCAGCGCGGGACCCGGAGAAGAAGTATATGCACATTATACAATCGAATATAACTTTGACTCCGATGCTGAATCAATTGAATTTTATACCGATCTTCTCGAACCAAAATGGCAGTTCTGCATTGTAATTGACGGTGTCAGGCATGATCTTCCTGTACGGCACGGACGTTATGAAACTATAACCGGTTTTGAACTCTACTACCCAAAGACATACAATAATTATATTGAGGCTGAGTTAAAAGGCACTGTACCTGATGTCTTAAGTTCGGGAGAGCATGATCTTCTTACTGTTTCATATTATGACGGCGGCGGGAATCCTGATGATGAAGAGGTCATCAGAATTAATTTTGTAAATCCTTCAGATGTGTTATCCGGGATTTCAGATGCAGAATATGAACTTTCGGTTCTGAAGACAGCCATCGATACTGACAGAATTTCCGGAGTGAATACAACAACGGCATATGAAAAATATATCTCTGCCTTCTCTTCTGTTGAGGCGGCAAAGGTTTCTGATGCAGGTGCAGCGTCTCAGCTGATATCATCAGCAAAGTCAGATATCACTGATGCTCATGCACTCCTTGAAAGACATGGTGCACTCCACTGCATTCAGACTACAGAAGAAAAGACGGCTTCACTGGATAAAATAATTTCATCAGTGTCAGCTGGTAGCTCCGGCTCAGATGACAAAATTCTGATGATAAAATCATATAATGATAATGCAAAAACTCTGCTCATTCTCGCTCAGGACAAGTACAGTTCCGGGCTCTATGCTGAAGCGGAAAATTATGCCCTTCAGGCAGAAGAAAGGGCAGATGAGGCATACAGCTATGCAGGTGATTCTCTCGCGTTCAGTCCATCAGGTACCGATGATATTATATGGCAGGAAATGACCGGCATCCCGGTTACTGAGATCACAGAACCGGTTTCTGAAACATCATCTGCAATTAATTCAGTCTTAGGTGGCATATCAGGGAATCTGTCGGAGTCAGGAGATATTGATGAACTTATCCACTCAGAAGTAAGTATTGACAGTTTCCTTCAGCTCTCCGGAAAATTTATTGAACTATTGAAAAGTATGGCGGACTTTCTCTTTGGAATATCTTCCTATGCCTCTTCCAATTGACATTATATCCCATGCAAGGGATTCATTTTTCCCTTTGGAACCAGTACTGGCATGAATTTTCATTGTGCCGGGAATATCGGTCTCCTCTTTTATATCCTGAATAATTATATCTGAAAATCTACGGCAGAGGGCCACAGTATTATCATACATGGTTGATTCTCTGCAATTTGGATAATTTACAGGCATACGCGGCAGAAGAGAGATAACTTTGGCTGATTTAAGTGCCGTAACAATCCCCCTGCATGCGAGAACGGGAAGAACTGAAGTGGCATAATCACCCGGACCAATGATTACAAAGTCTGAAGAAATAAGGGCTTTTATAGCCTCAGGCGCCGCATAGGGTACGCCACCGGACTGAATCATAACTGATTCGGCTGAGCAGGGGTTCAATTCTCCGGTGTTAATGTGGTTTCTGTATTCCACAGGAGAATATGATATCTCTCCGGTTTTTATAACTGCAGAAATATTTCTGTCTGTTGCAGGAATTATTGTGGCTGTGATACCCAAATCCTGGCAAAACTCCCCTGTGATCTCCGTCATTTTCAGGCCCAAACTTATCATCTCAGCTCTTGCAATCTGAAGTCCCCTTTCACGGTCACCTGTCTCATAATATTCCGGATGGTTTAACCGTTCCAGGAATTTATTTGTGGAGTAAGTGTCCCCCGCAATTCCGGTCCATGTGTTTGTATTTAATATTCCGGAGAAGAGAAAAAGGAGGTTGTCAATATCATGGGATACAATTCCGCCGCTCATCTTAAAGGAATCAGATGTATTTGAGATTACTGCTATTTCATTGTCATTGAGAAAAGATCGCAGACCTGATATGAGTCTTAAGGAGTATTTTCCACCGGAAATTATTGTGATCATCTGGGTGGAGATAATTAGTCTGCCTTTTAAAAAAAGTATGCAGATTATTCTTCAGAATGATCTGTTGCTGCAATAATTTCATCCGGGTAATCTGTCATTGAATATTCAGGTGCCATTGCGCCGAGCACTTCAAGTGAATACATTCTGATATATGTCACAAACGGGACACTGATAATCAGGACAACCGGTATTAGTATGATAATATAGGCAATCAGGAGAATAACTGCCAGCGGAGAAAGCAATGCACCTGAGGATAATCCGATTGTCGCTATGAATGCAAGAAGGAACGGCACTCCGATGATTATAGCTGCAATCACTGCTATAATTACCATTATTATCATAATAACAACTGACAGGATAAATTTCATAATTATGTAAATTATAACCTGAAGCCATCCCCTTTTCATCACATTCCAGCATTCTTTCCATCCTTCAATAACTCCACAGTCCTTTGCTATCATAATAGGAACTACAAAATCAATGGTAAGCATGAATAAAAGAGCTACTGGAATTGCAATGATAATTATCGCAAGCATCATGGTAAAGAAGAACATGATATTCATTGCACCACCGCCTGCACCCATAAAGCCGGCAATCAGTGCTATCATTGCCACAGCAACCAGCAGTATCAAAATTAAACTTACTGCAAGGTCAAATCCAAATAGCCTTGCACCTTTTCCTACTCTTTCACTGAAGTACTGCCTTATTCTGAATTCCTTTGTTCTCAGGCAGTCCACAAAAATAAACTGGAATACGGATGACAGATAGCCAAATATCAGGAACAGGATAACAAGTGCAAGTATTATAAGTAATACCACTGTCAGGTCAGGAAATCCACCCATGGCTGGCATTACAGTATTGAAATCACTCATATCTGAAGAACCGCCTGTAAACTGGAATGGATTTATTGCCGTAATTCCGCCTGCAAATAAGGAAATTAATGCCAGCCTGAGCCATATGCCCAGGTTAAATGGCCATAATACTGCCTTTGTTTTGTCAAGTGCAGAATCTATCTTTGAAAATGCGAAATATTCAGTCATAGATGGTAAAAAAATGTATTAACCCTCATATAAATTGATGGGTCATTTTTTTTCCCTGATGATTTCAATAAGGGAACCGGCAAGTTCTCTGCTGATCTCTTCATTCAGCATAAGAGTATCAAATCTACGGGATTTTTCAACCGGGATTTCATCCCTTATATCCTGGACAAATACATCTGTAAATTCTTTATACAGGGCAGAGGTGGCGGCTGAATCAGGGGCCAGCCCCCAGGCTTCCATAAGCTCCTTTGCAGGCCCGCTTATCGGTGCATCCCCTATAAACGGGCTGACTGCGATTACAAACTTATTTACTAAGGCTTCTCTTATTCCTGCACACTCCAGAATAGGAGATATACTTGTAACAGGATTGGAAGGGCCAAGAATTACAGCATCTGCGTTTTTGATAGAATCCAGTGCTTCTGTGGTTGCAGATGCACCGGAATAATCCCTTACAACCTCTTCAATTTTAACCTTACCTTTATGACGGACCCAGAACTCCTGGAAATGAATCAGTCCTTCTTCTGATTTGATATATGTAGTTACCTCCGAATCTGTCATCGGGAGAACCTTTGCTTTTACGCCAAGCTTTTTAGAGAGGATTTCTGTGGACTTTGTGAGAGAATATCCTTCATTTAGCATCCTCCCTCTTGCTATATTCACTGCACGGTCACGGTCACCAAGTGTCAGGTAGATATCCTCGCCGAGATCTTTTAAATAATCATTTGTAACTGTTGTATCCCCTTTAATGCCCCACCATAAATCAGTGTTTAAAATTCCGGCAAAGAGGTACATAACAGTGTCAATATCGGGTGACAGGTGGCTTCCGTAAATCCACATATCCTCGGCTGTATTTACAATAACCGAGATATTTTCATCATCAACGTGATTTCTAAAACCCCTGATCAGTTTTGGAGTGCCTGTACCTCCGGACAGGAAACAGATCTTCATTGAGCTAAGGTTATCATTGCACTTATTCATTGAAATGATTGTTTGTAGTCTGTACTATCTTTAAATTATCATATTGTGACGGGAAAATGAAGGCTGATGAAGAGATGACTGAAGGTTCAGATTCAGGATATTATTTCTCTGAACCTGATTAATCAAAATAATAGCAGAATTTTTAATCAGACTCAAATGCATATACTGCCTACAATTAAAATAGTCACACATGAGTCTGCGGATTCACAGAGGATGGATGAAAAATCAAAGTTTTTCATAGGAGGATTTTTAATTAATTTATCGTTGAATCCGGTTATATTCACCAAATTTCAAAAAAATATTACCTGAATTTTCCGCAGGTATTATATGTCTCTGTAATTCACTCTTAAACTGAATCTGGAATATGAAATTTATTAAAGATCCTGTTCATGGTTATGTTGAAGTCCCCGGCGAAATTCTCCCTTTCCTGGATTCATCTGCCGTTCAGAGGCTCAGATATGTAAAACAACTTGGATTTTCTCATCTCGTTTACCCAGGTGCAAACCACACCCGTTTTGAACATTCACTCGGCACCATGCATCTTGCAGGTGTTATGGCAAAGAATCTTATGCTCTCTGCGCATGACACAACTCTTGTATCCCTTGCCGGGCTCCTGCACGACATTGGGCACGGTCCTTTCTCCCATGCTACAGAATCACTGATGGAAAAGTATATCGGAAGGCAGCACCACGAAATCAGGTCACATCTGAAAAAGGGTGAACTTGCGGTTCTTTTTGAACAGTCGGAGATATCTCCGGATGAGTTATACTCAATAATCGGCGGTGAGCATAATTACGCCGGAATTATCCATGGTGAACTTGATGTTGACCGAATGGACTATCTCCTGAGGGACGCCCATTACTCCGGAGTGCCTTACGGGACAGTTGATGCACAGCGGCTTATTCACAGTACTATTATCTCTGAAAAAGGGCTTGTACTGAAAAAGAGCGGTATTAATGCAGCAGAATCCCTTCTCATTGCAAGAACTCTAATGAGGCCTGCTGTATATTACCATCATGTGAGCAGAATTGCCGAAGCAATGGTAAAGGCGGCGGCAGAAGCACACCTTCTGAACATAGGAACTTCTGAAGCAGAGAGGCTCTTTTCGTTAAATGATCCTGCATTTATGATGGAAGTCTCCACTTCAGATTCTGATTTTGCAAGGGAACTTATGGAAAGACTCTCAGTCAGGCGACTGTACAAAAGATCAATCTATGCAGGGATAGAACAGCTAAGATATTCATCAGTGACTAAAATGATAGAACTTGGTGATGAATCCGGTATAAAAAAAGCGATCTGTGAGGCCTGCGGACTTGATGATGATAAAATACTGGTCGATATTCCGTCAAGACCATCGTTTATGAATATTGATGTCAATGTGGGTGAAGGTGCAGCATTAACTTCACTGGAAGACTTATCTCCCCTTGTAAATACATTAAATGAAACAAGAAAAAGCCAGTGGAGAATAGGAATATATACTCCGGAAGAATACAGAAAAAGTGTAGAAGATGCAGCCTGCGATGTCCTTGATATACGCAAACCAACCCGGCAGGATAAACTCAATCTCTGACAGAAAATTTAGGGGCGGTCATGAGGAATAACAGGTATTAACTATAACAGCCTGCCAACAAGGCAGATTTGCACACGCTGATAATATCATTCATTAAATCCAGATATTTTAATAATATTTTAAATCGATATAATAACCAACCCGGACTTAAAGGAGAATTATGAAAAAATATGTTGTCGCTGTCACAGGTGCAAGCGGAATAATTTATGCAAGACGGCTTCTTGAGGTGCTCACGCCTCTGGCGGAAGTGCATATTATAATATCAGATATGGCAAAGAAGATTGCTGATTATGAAGAAGTTGATCTATCCGGATTTGACGGCATATATGTAGCTGAAAAGGATATGTTTGCAGATATCGCAAGCGGTTCTTTCAGGTACGATGCAATGGTTATCATACCATGCAGCATGAAGACACTTGCAGCAATAAATTCAGGTTTTAGTGACAACCTGATCACAAGAGCGGCAGATGTATGCTTAAAGGAAGGCAGAAAGTGCATCCTTATGCCAAGGGAGATGCCCCTTTCAGGAATACACCTCAGAAATATGGCTGAGCTTGACGGTGCCGGAGCAACAATAATGGTTATAAGTCCGGGTTTTTACTTAAAACCAAAAACAATTGATGACCTTATAGATATGGTTGTTGCCAGAGTTCTCGATCACCTCGGTGTAAAACACAGTATTTCAGAGAGATGGAGTGGTAATTAATGCGAAATTTTATAGAAAAGATGAGGGAAAACGACCTTGTTATAGATATTGAAGAGGAAGTCTCCTCTGTATATGAGGCTCCTAAAATTGCTGCCGGCACAGACAAGCTGGTTTTTTTCCATAAACTTGACGGCAGCTACAGAAGTGTAATGAATGTTACGGCATCAAGAAAAGCAATAGCCCTGGCACTCGGATATAATGAGGATGAACTTGTAGAAAATCTCTCAAAAGCAGAATATTCCGGAGAAGTTAATTATAAGGGAAGACACTACATGCACCCCCCAAATTTATTCTCAATTCCGATAATGAAGCATTTTCCTCTCGATGCAGGCCGATATCTCACATCAGCAGTTGTATTCTCCGAATATGGCGGTGTCAGGAACGCATCTATTCACAGAATGCTGGTCCTTGATGAAAAACATCTTGCAGCAAGACTTGTCGAAGGCAGGCATACCCATACACTTCTTAAAAAGGCTCTTGAAAACGGAGAAAAACTTCCCATTGCAATAACAATAGGTACACATCCGGCAGTCACATTTGCATCCTGCACAAGGGTTCCGGAGAATAAGGAACTTAATTTCGCAGCTGAACTTATGGGAGGCAGTCTGGATGTCTATGAGTGCTCAAACGGGGTTTTAGTCCCTGATGCCGAGATTGTCCTTGAGGGATTTATAGGGAAAGATATGACAGACGAGGGGCCTTTTGTTGACATAACAGGAACATACGATCCTGTAAGGTCTGCGCCTGTAATTGAAATAACCGGAATGCATGTTAAAAACGATCCAATTTATCATGGCATACTTCCGGCAGGAAACGAGCATAAACTCCTTATGGGAATGCCATATGAACCTAAGATCTACAGGACGGTTGCAGGAGTCACAACTGTCAGGGATGTGCTGCTCACAACCGGAGGATGCGGTTACCTTCACGGGGTTGTGAAGATACGCAAAAATACCGAAGGAGACGGCAAAAATGCAGTTATGGCTGCATTTGCAGCACATACCTCCCTTAAGCATGTTGTGGTTGTTGATGAGGATATTGATATCCGGAATATGGAGGATGTTGAATATGCAATTGCAACCCGTGTCAGGGGAGACCGTGACCTGATGATAATCCCAGGCGTCAGAGGTTCTTCACTTGATCCGTCAAGGATTGGCGACGGTCTGAATGTGAAGATTGGAGTGGATGCTACAATGGAGATGGGAAAGAAAGACGAATTTATACGGGCAGAGTGGGACTGAATAAAATGTATCTTGACAGTGAAGATGAGAAAGTTCTTACCGGAGAGTATGGTGAGACAAGACAGAAGATGATGGAGATTCTTGTGGCTTTGGGCAAGGTCTTCAATGCAGAGAATTTAATACCAATATCAAGTGCTCAGGTCAGCGGGGCATCATATAAGACAATAGGGAAATGGGGGCTTGAATGGCTTAACAATCTTGATGCACGTGTAGTTGTCCCTTCGGTCTTAAACCCTATCGGCATGCCCAGAGAGGGCTGGCAGAATATAGATATTCCGCGTGAATTTGCTGATAACCAGAATAAAGTAATTAATGCCTACAAAAGGCTTGGAATTAAGATGGAGTGTACATGTACACCATATTATCTTAATATCACAAATTACGGTGACCATCTTGCATGGTCTGAGTCATCAGCCGTATCTTATGCAAACTCAGTCATTGGTGCAAGGACAAACAGGGAAGGCGGACCCTCCGCCCTTGCGGCGGCGATGATAGGCAAAACTCCAAATTACGGCCTCCATATATTCAAAAACAGGATGCCCGAGATTGCAGTTGAGGTTGAAGGCGGAGACAATATCCATGCACACCACTATGGTGCTATCGGATACCTCACCGGAAGTAAGGTAGGCAAAAAAATACCATTATTCACAAATATCCGGCCATCAAGGGACCAGCTAAAGGCGCTTGGCGCTGCAATGGCTGCAAGCGGTGCTGTTGCCCTTTATCAT
The sequence above is a segment of the Methanoplanus limicola DSM 2279 genome. Coding sequences within it:
- a CDS encoding 2-phospho-L-lactate transferase CofD family protein, which gives rise to MITIISGGKYSLRLISGLRSFLNDNEIAVISNTSDSFKMSGGIVSHDIDNLLFLFSGILNTNTWTGIAGDTYSTNKFLERLNHPEYYETGDRERGLQIARAEMISLGLKMTEITGEFCQDLGITATIIPATDRNISAVIKTGEISYSPVEYRNHINTGELNPCSAESVMIQSGGVPYAAPEAIKALISSDFVIIGPGDYATSVLPVLACRGIVTALKSAKVISLLPRMPVNYPNCRESTMYDNTVALCRRFSDIIIQDIKEETDIPGTMKIHASTGSKGKNESLAWDIMSIGRGIGRYSKEKVRHTFQ
- a CDS encoding DUF7544 domain-containing protein, whose translation is MTEYFAFSKIDSALDKTKAVLWPFNLGIWLRLALISLFAGGITAINPFQFTGGSSDMSDFNTVMPAMGGFPDLTVVLLIILALVILFLIFGYLSSVFQFIFVDCLRTKEFRIRQYFSERVGKGARLFGFDLAVSLILILLVAVAMIALIAGFMGAGGGAMNIMFFFTMMLAIIIIAIPVALLFMLTIDFVVPIMIAKDCGVIEGWKECWNVMKRGWLQVIIYIIMKFILSVVIMIIMVIIAVIAAIIIGVPFLLAFIATIGLSSGALLSPLAVILLIAYIIILIPVVLIISVPFVTYIRMYSLEVLGAMAPEYSMTDYPDEIIAATDHSEE
- the cofD gene encoding 2-phospho-L-lactate transferase — encoded protein: MKICFLSGGTGTPKLIRGFRNHVDDENISVIVNTAEDMWIYGSHLSPDIDTVMYLFAGILNTDLWWGIKGDTTVTNDYLKDLGEDIYLTLGDRDRAVNIARGRMLNEGYSLTKSTEILSKKLGVKAKVLPMTDSEVTTYIKSEEGLIHFQEFWVRHKGKVKIEEVVRDYSGASATTEALDSIKNADAVILGPSNPVTSISPILECAGIREALVNKFVIAVSPFIGDAPISGPAKELMEAWGLAPDSAATSALYKEFTDVFVQDIRDEIPVEKSRRFDTLMLNEEISRELAGSLIEIIREKK
- a CDS encoding HD domain-containing protein, producing the protein MKFIKDPVHGYVEVPGEILPFLDSSAVQRLRYVKQLGFSHLVYPGANHTRFEHSLGTMHLAGVMAKNLMLSAHDTTLVSLAGLLHDIGHGPFSHATESLMEKYIGRQHHEIRSHLKKGELAVLFEQSEISPDELYSIIGGEHNYAGIIHGELDVDRMDYLLRDAHYSGVPYGTVDAQRLIHSTIISEKGLVLKKSGINAAESLLIARTLMRPAVYYHHVSRIAEAMVKAAAEAHLLNIGTSEAERLFSLNDPAFMMEVSTSDSDFARELMERLSVRRLYKRSIYAGIEQLRYSSVTKMIELGDESGIKKAICEACGLDDDKILVDIPSRPSFMNIDVNVGEGAALTSLEDLSPLVNTLNETRKSQWRIGIYTPEEYRKSVEDAACDVLDIRKPTRQDKLNL
- a CDS encoding UbiX family flavin prenyltransferase, with product MKKYVVAVTGASGIIYARRLLEVLTPLAEVHIIISDMAKKIADYEEVDLSGFDGIYVAEKDMFADIASGSFRYDAMVIIPCSMKTLAAINSGFSDNLITRAADVCLKEGRKCILMPREMPLSGIHLRNMAELDGAGATIMVISPGFYLKPKTIDDLIDMVVARVLDHLGVKHSISERWSGN
- a CDS encoding UbiD family decarboxylase; the protein is MRNFIEKMRENDLVIDIEEEVSSVYEAPKIAAGTDKLVFFHKLDGSYRSVMNVTASRKAIALALGYNEDELVENLSKAEYSGEVNYKGRHYMHPPNLFSIPIMKHFPLDAGRYLTSAVVFSEYGGVRNASIHRMLVLDEKHLAARLVEGRHTHTLLKKALENGEKLPIAITIGTHPAVTFASCTRVPENKELNFAAELMGGSLDVYECSNGVLVPDAEIVLEGFIGKDMTDEGPFVDITGTYDPVRSAPVIEITGMHVKNDPIYHGILPAGNEHKLLMGMPYEPKIYRTVAGVTTVRDVLLTTGGCGYLHGVVKIRKNTEGDGKNAVMAAFAAHTSLKHVVVVDEDIDIRNMEDVEYAIATRVRGDRDLMIIPGVRGSSLDPSRIGDGLNVKIGVDATMEMGKKDEFIRAEWD
- a CDS encoding aconitase X catalytic domain-containing protein, coding for MYLDSEDEKVLTGEYGETRQKMMEILVALGKVFNAENLIPISSAQVSGASYKTIGKWGLEWLNNLDARVVVPSVLNPIGMPREGWQNIDIPREFADNQNKVINAYKRLGIKMECTCTPYYLNITNYGDHLAWSESSAVSYANSVIGARTNREGGPSALAAAMIGKTPNYGLHIFKNRMPEIAVEVEGGDNIHAHHYGAIGYLTGSKVGKKIPLFTNIRPSRDQLKALGAAMAASGAVALYHVKGITPETKLPTFAEEPPEKIIIEQSEIEALFNDEGVDAVAVGCPHCSPDELMKLSDLLDGKTVKKPFYIFVAEGVMDSNRKYVSKIEKSGAKVISDTCIVVSPAMDKFERIMVDSGKAFAYVPNMCGATAKIGSVEECVSEALRE